The following proteins are co-located in the Chloroflexota bacterium genome:
- a CDS encoding glycosyltransferase family 4 protein: MARGNLKVILIHNIISPHVVPQFQKLAQRPGLELKVYFLSETEENRRWRIKPAYGFAYQVLPKITLTLRHQDLFSYHINPTVILHLLRDAPDVVVSAGWDSLAAQSSFLFCKVRHLPFVLWSGSTINEPSWRRDVSLPLVKFIVRHSDAYIAYGTRAKEYLIHLGAPAERIFISINTVDTEYFQSNSMMSEVEKAALTERLGIQTTKTILYVGQLIERKGVTHLLRAYALLKREYSDVSLLIVGYGYQEGELKDICEREQIEDVVFLGHIDVSEVPRFYGLADLFVLPSSEEVWGLVINEALACGLPVITTNKVGASVDLVKEGKNGYIVEAGNVVQLYQSMKRVITDTALAKAMGVVSRQLSEKFTIDSTVDGLISAIRYAANTRRRDRQ; the protein is encoded by the coding sequence ATGGCCAGAGGCAACCTAAAGGTCATTCTCATTCACAATATCATCTCTCCTCACGTGGTACCCCAATTCCAGAAACTGGCCCAGAGGCCAGGCCTGGAGCTGAAGGTATACTTTTTGAGCGAGACAGAAGAGAACAGACGCTGGAGGATAAAGCCTGCCTATGGATTCGCCTACCAGGTCTTACCTAAAATCACTTTGACGCTCCGCCACCAGGACCTGTTCTCCTATCATATCAATCCCACGGTTATCCTTCACCTTCTCCGGGATGCGCCAGACGTGGTCGTCAGCGCCGGTTGGGATTCCCTCGCCGCCCAAAGCTCGTTCCTCTTCTGTAAAGTGCGACACCTCCCCTTTGTCCTTTGGTCCGGAAGCACTATAAACGAACCCAGCTGGCGCAGGGACGTTTCCCTACCTCTGGTCAAATTTATAGTCAGGCATTCTGACGCCTACATCGCCTATGGGACGAGGGCCAAAGAGTATCTCATTCACCTGGGAGCGCCTGCTGAGCGGATATTCATCTCCATTAATACTGTTGACACAGAGTATTTCCAGTCAAATAGTATGATGTCCGAGGTGGAAAAAGCCGCCCTTACAGAGAGGCTGGGCATTCAGACTACAAAAACGATTCTCTACGTAGGGCAGTTGATCGAAAGAAAAGGAGTCACTCACCTATTGAGAGCTTATGCCCTCCTAAAAAGGGAATATTCTGACGTTTCCCTGCTCATCGTCGGCTATGGTTACCAGGAGGGGGAACTGAAGGATATCTGCGAGCGAGAACAGATTGAGGACGTCGTTTTCCTGGGGCACATTGATGTTAGCGAAGTACCCAGATTCTACGGACTGGCCGATCTCTTCGTCCTGCCCTCCAGCGAGGAGGTCTGGGGCTTAGTGATCAATGAAGCGCTGGCCTGTGGTCTCCCAGTGATCACCACGAACAAGGTCGGGGCCTCAGTTGACCTTGTGAAAGAGGGGAAAAACGGTTATATTGTGGAGGCAGGCAACGTCGTTCAGCTCTACCAGTCCATGAAGAGGGTGATCACTGATACCGCTTTAGCCAAGGCGATGGGCGTAGTATCACGGCAGCTAAGTGAAAAGTTCACCATCGACAGCACGGTTGATGGCCTCATTTCAGCCATTAGGTATGCAGCGAACACCAGGAGACGGGACAGACAATGA
- a CDS encoding ABC transporter permease, with protein MSVEATPLGQDQLAKYPLVIIKPTRGWRLLDLKELWEYRELIYFLTLRDIKVRYKQTLIGIGWAILQPLGMMLVFTIFFGTLAKIPSEGVPYPLFVYTALLPWQLFSKSISESSQSLITDQRLITRVYFPRLIVPLSSVLAGLLDFAIGLLLLAGLMVLYGVIPTVGIAFIPLLVLLMLAVALGIGFWLSALNLEYRDVQYVVPFLNQFWLFITPVVYGSSMIPQQWRIVYALNPMVGVIEGFRWALLSAGECPGLLLAVSGGIAFALLVSGVMFFRRRERTFVDAVG; from the coding sequence ATGAGTGTTGAAGCCACACCACTCGGCCAGGATCAGCTTGCAAAGTATCCCCTTGTGATCATCAAGCCCACGCGTGGCTGGAGGCTCCTCGATCTCAAGGAGCTCTGGGAGTATCGAGAGCTTATCTACTTTCTGACTCTACGGGATATCAAAGTTCGTTACAAGCAGACATTAATAGGCATAGGTTGGGCTATTTTGCAACCCCTTGGCATGATGCTGGTGTTCACCATTTTTTTTGGCACACTGGCGAAAATCCCCTCGGAGGGAGTTCCTTATCCATTATTTGTATACACAGCCTTGTTACCCTGGCAATTGTTCTCCAAGAGCATAAGTGAATCCAGCCAGAGTCTGATTACAGACCAGCGCCTAATTACGCGGGTCTATTTTCCCCGCTTGATCGTGCCTCTATCCAGCGTTCTGGCAGGCCTACTCGACTTCGCCATCGGATTACTCTTATTGGCCGGTCTCATGGTGTTATACGGTGTCATCCCTACAGTTGGCATAGCCTTTATCCCATTGCTCGTACTGTTGATGCTGGCGGTGGCCCTGGGTATCGGCTTTTGGCTTTCGGCCCTGAACCTGGAATACCGCGATGTGCAATACGTAGTCCCTTTCTTGAACCAGTTCTGGCTGTTCATCACCCCAGTCGTCTATGGGAGCAGCATGATTCCGCAGCAATGGCGCATCGTCTACGCGCTTAACCCGATGGTGGGAGTGATAGAAGGATTCCGTTGGGCATTACTAAGTGCCGGAGAGTGCCCCGGCCTGCTTCTTGCAGTGTCAGGAGGCATTGCCTTCGCTCTGCTGGTCAGTGGGGTTATGTTCTTCCGCCGTAGGGAACGAACCTTCGTGGACGCTGTAGGCTAA
- a CDS encoding glycosyltransferase yields MPSYNQAQFLEKTILSILNQNYPNTEIIVMDGGSQDGSVDLIKRYEPYISYWVSELDKGQPNAINKGFERASGDLIGWQNSDDLYLPGFFHTIADTFHSYPKTQLFIANIYTIDENDRITWASHFIPFSVADLIYRGWNLSSQATFLSQRIVREVGLMREDIQVGFDWDWFIRVGKVVKYVALHKAYGGCYRIHEASKLSTQPHESRWSIERPILQSLGIRIREELPYDQQPWWQRRMLKIRMLSYLALLYFSPNNGNLIQGASNPQYVVIKRFLSKSYPILRCLRPLILWYLAKRSIICRGFA; encoded by the coding sequence GTGCCCTCCTATAACCAGGCTCAGTTTTTAGAGAAAACTATCTTATCCATACTCAATCAAAACTATCCTAATACCGAGATCATCGTAATGGATGGGGGATCCCAGGATGGCAGTGTGGATCTGATCAAGAGATACGAGCCTTATATTTCGTACTGGGTAAGTGAACTAGATAAAGGACAGCCCAATGCGATCAATAAGGGATTTGAGAGGGCTTCAGGGGATCTCATCGGGTGGCAGAATTCTGATGACCTGTATCTCCCTGGATTCTTCCATACTATCGCCGACACCTTTCACTCCTATCCTAAAACCCAGTTATTCATCGCCAATATATACACCATCGATGAGAACGATCGGATAACCTGGGCCTCACACTTTATACCGTTTTCTGTTGCCGATCTAATCTATCGTGGCTGGAACTTGTCCAGTCAAGCTACGTTTCTGTCCCAGAGGATTGTCAGAGAAGTGGGTCTGATGCGCGAAGATATTCAGGTCGGCTTTGACTGGGACTGGTTCATTCGCGTTGGCAAGGTTGTGAAATACGTAGCCCTGCATAAGGCGTATGGGGGTTGCTACAGGATCCATGAGGCTTCAAAGCTGTCAACCCAGCCCCATGAGTCAAGGTGGTCAATTGAGAGGCCGATTCTACAGAGCCTTGGTATTCGAATAAGAGAAGAGCTGCCTTACGACCAACAGCCATGGTGGCAAAGGCGTATGCTCAAGATCAGGATGCTATCTTACCTCGCTTTGCTCTATTTTTCGCCGAACAATGGCAATCTCATCCAAGGAGCCTCGAATCCTCAATATGTTGTCATCAAAAGATTCTTGTCAAAGAGTTATCCGATCCTGCGTTGCTTACGCCCGCTCATACTGTGGTACTTGGCAAAGCGAAGCATCATCTGCAGAGGATTTGCATGA
- a CDS encoding glycosyltransferase produces the protein MSLKFLIVDTYYPVFLRSFYTRHPGLAGQPYAEQWRTLMDQCFGTADFYSLNLKKLDCEAEEVVANCVPLQQRWAYENQPRLAKLLPIYKTLSRVKSWQLKVLVAQIEKLRPDILYIQNLNWVDDSWLRAVRSRVRLVVGQTAYPLRDDLDYRCYDLILTSFPHYVDLFRRQGVSSEYLRLAFEPEVLKRLGSIQSAYDTVFVGGYTGHHRAGSQLLEQVARKVPLDFWGYGTESLPKDSPIRQRYHGEAWGLDMYRILAQAKITLNRHIDVADRYANNMRLYEATGVGTLLVTDSKDNLHDLFEPGKEVLSYRDPEECVELIRYYLEHENERAVIAAAGQARTLREHTYYHRMRELVDIIERYVEHPERATRRVVTTSAPLCEHQPSYVQGPSPGFIGVAHAAQALIQPLRPLLARLPGQRYLRLVWHRLRGGSQTAQPVSYGHRTIPVSAVTHDLVDGWKDPAIPPRQRNLVESELRRMYQGDIVPVYRASAEALLATGMSDSFIVEVGCASGYYYEVLSHLLRRKINYLGIDYSPSLIAQARQFYPHVPFLVGDATKLPLADQSCDILLSGTVLLHVPEYEKAIQESARVARYWCVFHRTPVVKTINTTYLSKFAYGVQVVELVFDEEEILSLFAKYGLKLHIALDLDSYYVEGVKDKVAMKTYVCRKVS, from the coding sequence ATGAGCCTGAAGTTCCTGATCGTTGATACCTACTACCCTGTCTTCCTTCGCTCTTTTTACACCAGGCATCCAGGCCTGGCGGGCCAACCGTATGCTGAGCAGTGGCGCACCCTCATGGACCAGTGCTTCGGTACAGCTGACTTTTACTCGCTTAATCTAAAGAAGCTTGACTGCGAGGCGGAAGAGGTGGTCGCTAATTGTGTACCACTACAGCAGCGATGGGCTTATGAGAATCAACCCAGATTGGCCAAACTCCTCCCCATCTACAAAACCCTATCGCGGGTCAAGTCCTGGCAATTAAAAGTGTTAGTGGCCCAAATAGAGAAACTAAGACCGGATATCCTTTATATTCAGAATCTAAACTGGGTCGATGACTCCTGGCTCCGCGCAGTTCGGTCCAGGGTCCGTCTCGTTGTGGGACAGACTGCTTATCCCTTGCGCGATGACCTTGATTACCGCTGCTATGATCTGATTTTGACCTCTTTCCCCCACTATGTAGACCTATTCCGACGCCAGGGCGTATCCAGTGAATATCTCCGCCTCGCCTTTGAACCGGAAGTCCTGAAGCGCCTTGGTTCCATCCAATCAGCCTATGATACAGTCTTCGTGGGTGGATACACCGGGCATCATCGTGCCGGATCGCAACTTCTCGAACAGGTCGCCAGGAAGGTCCCGCTGGACTTCTGGGGCTATGGAACAGAGAGCCTCCCCAAGGATTCCCCCATCAGGCAACGCTATCACGGTGAGGCCTGGGGACTTGATATGTATCGTATTCTTGCTCAAGCGAAAATCACCCTCAATCGGCATATCGACGTAGCTGACCGTTACGCTAATAATATGCGCCTTTACGAGGCTACCGGTGTAGGCACCTTGCTGGTCACCGACTCAAAGGACAACCTGCACGATCTCTTTGAGCCTGGCAAAGAAGTACTGAGCTACCGAGACCCTGAAGAGTGTGTGGAACTGATCCGCTACTACCTAGAACACGAGAATGAACGGGCTGTGATTGCCGCAGCGGGTCAGGCACGTACCCTCCGTGAACACACATATTATCACCGCATGCGGGAGCTAGTGGACATCATAGAGCGTTACGTGGAGCACCCGGAAAGGGCAACGCGAAGAGTGGTCACCACCTCTGCCCCTCTGTGTGAGCACCAACCCTCGTATGTCCAGGGACCTTCTCCCGGGTTTATAGGGGTTGCGCACGCGGCACAGGCCTTGATTCAACCTCTACGCCCACTGCTCGCCCGTCTTCCCGGCCAACGCTATCTCCGACTTGTATGGCACCGCTTACGCGGTGGTAGCCAAACTGCACAGCCTGTCTCATATGGACATCGCACCATCCCTGTATCGGCTGTGACACACGACTTAGTTGATGGGTGGAAGGACCCGGCCATCCCGCCAAGGCAACGTAACCTGGTAGAATCGGAACTACGGCGCATGTATCAAGGCGACATCGTCCCAGTCTATCGGGCATCAGCCGAAGCACTGCTTGCGACGGGCATGAGCGATAGTTTCATCGTCGAGGTCGGCTGTGCCAGCGGTTACTATTATGAAGTGCTGAGCCACCTGTTACGCCGGAAGATAAATTATCTGGGCATCGATTACTCCCCATCTCTGATCGCTCAGGCACGACAATTCTATCCGCACGTACCCTTCCTGGTAGGGGATGCAACCAAACTCCCCCTGGCGGATCAGAGTTGTGACATTTTGCTCTCCGGCACCGTTCTGCTTCATGTGCCTGAGTACGAAAAGGCGATTCAGGAGTCTGCTCGAGTAGCAAGGTATTGGTGTGTTTTTCATCGCACACCAGTCGTCAAGACCATCAACACGACTTACCTCTCGAAATTTGCTTACGGGGTCCAGGTAGTGGAGCTGGTTTTCGATGAGGAAGAGATTCTTTCCCTGTTTGCTAAATATGGTCTCAAATTGCACATCGCCCTGGACCTGGATTCCTATTACGTAGAGGGCGTGAAAGATAAAGTGGCGATGAAGACCTATGTTTGTCGCAAGGTTTCATAG
- a CDS encoding DUF268 domain-containing protein: MTAYYYQSTRPNQGVVQQLLRRIAKGLKPLIVGLSGFYRSLTYPDLSGDRDIEWSWVAAHLPEEPGIVLDFGCGNAFLGLIAAMKGNTVTGLDLEQIRLPFKSDNLEIRSGDILSFDFGETRFDVIINCSSIEHVGLAGRYGSADVPDGDLMAMERLRGLLKVPTGTMILTVPVGKDSVFPPLHRVYGVQRLDLLLHGFQVIEKQFWSKRSDLNVWVEVSEEEALSLQPSESLYALGLFVLKPEAAL, translated from the coding sequence ATGACAGCATATTATTACCAGTCAACCAGACCGAATCAAGGGGTAGTCCAGCAGCTCCTCAGAAGGATAGCCAAGGGACTTAAACCTCTCATTGTCGGGCTATCTGGCTTTTATAGGTCACTGACGTATCCCGATTTAAGCGGCGACCGTGACATAGAATGGTCGTGGGTGGCAGCTCATTTGCCAGAAGAGCCAGGAATAGTCCTTGATTTCGGATGTGGCAATGCATTTTTGGGTCTTATTGCCGCTATGAAGGGTAATACCGTAACAGGACTGGATCTCGAACAGATTCGTTTACCATTCAAAAGCGATAACCTGGAGATTCGAAGCGGTGATATTCTGAGCTTCGATTTCGGAGAGACGCGCTTCGACGTCATCATCAACTGCTCCTCCATTGAGCATGTCGGGCTGGCAGGCCGCTATGGCAGCGCGGATGTTCCTGATGGCGATCTCATGGCTATGGAACGGCTGAGGGGTCTTCTGAAAGTACCTACAGGCACGATGATTCTGACTGTACCGGTAGGGAAAGACTCTGTGTTCCCGCCGTTACATCGAGTATACGGGGTCCAACGATTGGATCTGTTGCTTCACGGATTTCAAGTTATCGAGAAACAGTTCTGGTCCAAGAGGTCTGATCTGAACGTGTGGGTTGAGGTCAGCGAAGAAGAGGCCCTTTCCCTGCAACCGTCTGAGTCACTCTATGCCCTCGGCTTGTTTGTCTTGAAGCCAGAGGCTGCGCTGTAA
- a CDS encoding ABC transporter ATP-binding protein yields MSEMAIQVEGLSKRYRIGELQRYKALRDTLTDAMYAPFRAIASALNGRQSPVANRQPDTYIWALKDISLEIDRGEVAGIIGRNGAGKSTFLKILSRITEPTEGYAVIHGRVGSLLEVGTGFHPELTGRENVYLNGAILGMRKTEIERKFAEIVSFAEVEKFIDTPVKFYSSGMYVRLAFAVAAHLEPEILLVDEVLAVGDIAFQQKCLGKMGDVARGGRTILFVSHNMAAISALCSKAYLLHQGHISASGPVQTVIEQYLNEMKLLAGVSLNGRTDRQGDGKMRLTEVVIRDGAGDPIELAVPGQDITIEIYYAAQELAPLRNVSMAIGLYGILGQFLLFCGNEMVGEPFEAIPPKGKMICRIPRFPLAPGRYALNLHCEVNGVLADWVQQASYLTVAEGDFFGSGRLPPSSHGGLLVPHTWSCEGE; encoded by the coding sequence ATGAGCGAGATGGCTATTCAGGTAGAAGGCTTGAGCAAGCGGTATCGCATTGGCGAGTTGCAGCGATATAAAGCCCTGCGCGATACGCTGACTGATGCCATGTATGCGCCCTTCCGTGCCATCGCCTCAGCGCTGAACGGTCGGCAGTCGCCAGTCGCCAATCGGCAACCAGATACCTACATCTGGGCCTTGAAAGATATTTCCCTGGAGATCGACCGAGGCGAGGTTGCGGGCATCATTGGGCGCAATGGTGCCGGGAAGAGCACATTTTTAAAGATTCTCTCTCGTATCACCGAGCCGACTGAGGGGTACGCCGTGATTCATGGGCGGGTAGGATCGCTCCTGGAGGTAGGGACCGGTTTCCATCCAGAGCTGACTGGACGGGAGAACGTCTACCTCAATGGAGCCATCCTGGGGATGAGAAAGACGGAGATCGAGCGCAAGTTCGCTGAGATCGTATCGTTTGCTGAGGTGGAGAAGTTCATAGACACACCGGTGAAATTCTACTCCAGTGGCATGTACGTCCGCCTCGCCTTTGCTGTCGCCGCCCACCTGGAGCCAGAGATTTTGCTGGTGGACGAAGTGCTGGCGGTTGGGGATATAGCGTTTCAGCAGAAGTGTTTAGGGAAGATGGGGGATGTAGCACGAGGCGGCCGGACCATACTCTTTGTCAGTCATAATATGGCGGCCATATCTGCCCTATGTTCTAAAGCATACCTTTTGCACCAGGGGCACATATCAGCCTCTGGCCCAGTGCAAACGGTTATCGAACAGTACTTGAATGAGATGAAGCTACTGGCCGGTGTTTCTCTAAACGGGCGAACCGACCGCCAGGGTGACGGCAAAATGCGACTCACGGAGGTAGTCATCAGAGACGGAGCTGGGGATCCGATTGAACTGGCCGTCCCAGGGCAAGACATTACGATTGAAATATATTATGCCGCTCAGGAACTAGCGCCACTCAGGAATGTATCTATGGCCATTGGATTATATGGTATACTGGGGCAATTCCTGCTCTTTTGCGGAAACGAGATGGTGGGCGAGCCATTCGAAGCCATCCCCCCAAAGGGTAAGATGATCTGCCGAATTCCACGTTTTCCCTTAGCTCCCGGACGCTATGCTCTGAATCTCCACTGTGAAGTGAACGGGGTCCTGGCTGACTGGGTACAACAGGCCAGTTATCTCACAGTGGCTGAAGGGGATTTCTTCGGCAGCGGGAGGTTACCACCGTCGAGCCATGGCGGTTTGTTGGTGCCCCACACCTGGAGCTGCGAAGGAGAATAA
- a CDS encoding class I SAM-dependent methyltransferase, which translates to MSRYKKLQALGKKVLSRLGLLNICIQARATYEHLLWEIELYRRHLMARRRIPDILRSVQPLNLELGGGDRRKPGWVNVDLFSSTADLTLDLRRPLPFPDECVDNIYSEHVLEHFSYPEPLTTLLTECFRVLKVGGVFYTAVPDFGKAFKLYAQGDEDRFYAQKYWDSPNPNWCTGPMDELNWLVYMGGQHRFMFDSQNIIDHLTAAGFSRVQLRQFDPSLDSKERAHQSIYVQASKDTAWPLYETVHRGLQNNDAAAYDALWANEALIRLYANPARRCLWWHLARIVAHIEGPVLDVGCGGGHLLEMLAQQAGRKPETLYGLDYSKEAVKQAKKRIPGAHLAQGNIHHLDFPDNYFNLVIACETLEHVTDPAAVLQESYRVLKPGGRLIVSIPNGTLDNWPGHAHFWDEAQFREFVRGYPIIHFEQIEQGRTLLFVFEKQADDKKQPLPRQRWTSNRAMHYTFCTLFDKNYLYKGLALYQSLKTHCKEFNLWILCMDDVVYSILEKMALDNVKLIALGDFEDDELRKAKQERTMAEYCWTCTPSLLLYVLAQEPEATQIAYLDADLFFYSDPHPIYDELGSNSILIIEHRFSPEYRAWESTSGIFNISMVIFKNDPYGLESLHWWRKRCLEACYLNPEVGQCGDQKYLDDWPSRFQNVVVLQHKGGGVAPWNIAKYQLHNCNGKLFVDSDELIFYHFHSLQILERHLCRKRLFLASRGYQFTGQQLSMVYSPYVAALREAIDRVKQANPAFTWGYAQLSLREILWALRTRNLLMV; encoded by the coding sequence ATGAGCAGATACAAAAAGCTGCAGGCTCTTGGGAAAAAGGTGTTATCAAGGCTTGGTCTGCTCAATATCTGTATCCAGGCGCGAGCCACATATGAACATTTACTCTGGGAAATCGAGCTGTACCGCCGTCACCTTATGGCGCGGCGGCGAATTCCAGATATTCTACGATCAGTTCAGCCTTTAAATCTGGAGTTGGGGGGTGGGGATCGTCGAAAACCAGGCTGGGTCAATGTCGATCTTTTCAGCTCAACGGCCGATCTGACTTTAGACCTGCGGCGGCCGCTCCCATTTCCGGATGAGTGCGTGGACAACATCTATTCAGAACATGTACTGGAACATTTTAGCTATCCTGAACCACTTACAACGCTCCTGACAGAGTGCTTTCGGGTGTTGAAAGTCGGTGGAGTATTTTACACTGCTGTTCCAGATTTTGGTAAGGCCTTTAAGTTGTATGCCCAAGGCGATGAAGACCGTTTCTACGCCCAAAAGTACTGGGATAGTCCCAATCCGAATTGGTGCACCGGGCCAATGGATGAGCTGAACTGGCTGGTTTACATGGGCGGCCAGCATCGCTTCATGTTCGATAGCCAAAACATCATCGACCACCTCACCGCAGCGGGATTCAGTCGAGTTCAACTTCGCCAGTTTGATCCAAGCCTAGATTCAAAAGAGAGGGCACATCAATCAATCTACGTGCAAGCTAGCAAAGACACCGCTTGGCCATTGTATGAGACGGTGCATCGCGGTCTCCAGAATAACGATGCAGCTGCTTATGATGCATTGTGGGCGAACGAAGCGTTAATAAGGCTATACGCCAATCCAGCACGCCGTTGCCTGTGGTGGCATTTAGCCAGAATTGTTGCGCACATCGAGGGACCAGTCCTTGATGTAGGTTGCGGCGGGGGACACCTACTAGAGATGCTTGCTCAGCAAGCAGGGCGGAAACCAGAGACTCTATACGGTCTAGATTATAGCAAGGAAGCTGTTAAGCAGGCCAAGAAAAGAATTCCAGGCGCTCACTTGGCCCAGGGCAATATTCATCACCTCGACTTTCCGGACAACTATTTCAATCTCGTCATCGCCTGTGAGACGCTTGAGCACGTAACTGACCCAGCCGCTGTGCTCCAGGAGAGCTACCGAGTGTTAAAACCAGGGGGCCGGCTTATAGTCAGCATTCCTAATGGGACTTTAGACAATTGGCCAGGCCACGCCCACTTTTGGGATGAAGCACAGTTCCGGGAGTTCGTACGAGGCTATCCTATCATCCACTTTGAGCAGATTGAGCAGGGTCGCACTTTACTTTTCGTTTTTGAAAAGCAAGCAGACGACAAAAAACAGCCACTTCCTCGCCAGAGGTGGACAAGTAATAGAGCTATGCACTACACCTTCTGCACACTCTTCGACAAGAACTACCTTTATAAAGGACTGGCGCTTTATCAATCGTTAAAGACGCATTGCAAGGAGTTCAACCTGTGGATACTGTGCATGGATGATGTCGTATACTCCATCCTGGAAAAGATGGCCTTGGATAACGTCAAACTGATAGCCTTGGGAGATTTCGAAGATGACGAGCTGCGCAAAGCCAAGCAGGAGAGGACGATGGCCGAATACTGCTGGACATGCACTCCCTCTTTGTTACTCTACGTGCTGGCCCAGGAGCCAGAAGCCACCCAGATTGCCTATCTCGATGCGGATTTATTCTTCTACAGCGATCCTCACCCTATTTACGACGAACTGGGGAGCAATTCTATCCTCATCATCGAACATCGTTTCTCTCCAGAATATCGTGCCTGGGAGAGCACATCTGGGATATTCAATATCAGCATGGTGATCTTCAAAAATGATCCTTACGGCCTTGAATCTCTCCACTGGTGGCGGAAGCGGTGCCTGGAGGCATGCTACTTGAATCCAGAAGTGGGTCAGTGCGGGGATCAAAAATACTTGGATGATTGGCCCTCTCGCTTCCAGAACGTCGTCGTGTTGCAACACAAAGGGGGTGGGGTGGCTCCATGGAACATAGCCAAGTACCAGCTGCATAACTGCAACGGAAAGTTATTTGTAGATTCAGACGAACTGATTTTCTACCATTTTCACTCTTTGCAAATTCTCGAGCGGCATCTCTGTAGGAAGCGTCTCTTCCTGGCTTCAAGAGGCTATCAATTCACGGGGCAACAGCTCTCCATGGTGTATTCGCCATACGTGGCCGCGCTGCGCGAAGCCATTGACAGGGTCAAGCAGGCCAATCCCGCTTTCACCTGGGGATATGCACAGCTGAGCCTGCGTGAAATACTCTGGGCTTTGAGAACAAGAAATCTGTTGATGGTGTGA